The proteins below come from a single Parazoarcus communis genomic window:
- a CDS encoding NAD(P)/FAD-dependent oxidoreductase, which translates to MTSPFRITIIGAGFGALSSVREIRKRDREAEITLIAPRAELHYLPGIIWIPSGLRTREQLIVPLDSFFQRMNVRHVAAEVTGLRNGGRLVDTTVGEIPNDALVIASGGRFIKKLPGIEHAITPCEGIAAAEKIRDRLQALQEGTIAVGFAGNPNEPTAVRGGPMFEFLFGIDEQLRRERRRDKFELVFFNPSSEPGNRLGPKAVKQLLAEMKRRDIRTHLGHKMKGFEANRVLTEGGSFPADLILFMPGMTGNAWFDQTELARSPGGLLQADAQCRVAGTEHVYVVGDSGSFPGPDWMPKQAHMADLQAAAAAENLLTGLHGGTPSATFKIELICIIDAIDHGTLVFRNAQRQIILPPTRLFHWIKRLFESTYLKKYR; encoded by the coding sequence ATGACAAGTCCATTCAGAATCACCATTATCGGTGCCGGTTTTGGCGCGCTTTCGAGCGTTCGCGAAATCCGCAAGCGCGACCGCGAGGCAGAAATCACCCTGATCGCCCCCAGAGCCGAGTTGCACTACCTGCCCGGCATCATCTGGATCCCCAGTGGCCTGCGAACACGCGAGCAGCTGATCGTGCCACTGGATAGTTTTTTCCAGCGCATGAACGTTCGCCACGTGGCGGCCGAGGTGACCGGCTTGCGTAATGGCGGGCGTCTGGTGGACACCACCGTTGGTGAAATCCCGAACGACGCACTCGTGATCGCTAGCGGCGGGCGTTTCATCAAGAAGCTACCCGGGATCGAACACGCCATCACCCCCTGTGAGGGCATTGCGGCCGCGGAGAAGATTCGTGATCGTTTGCAGGCGCTGCAGGAAGGAACCATTGCCGTAGGCTTCGCCGGCAACCCGAACGAGCCCACTGCGGTGCGCGGTGGCCCGATGTTCGAATTTCTGTTCGGCATTGACGAACAACTCCGGCGCGAACGCCGGCGGGACAAATTCGAACTGGTGTTCTTCAACCCATCCAGTGAGCCAGGCAACCGGCTTGGCCCGAAGGCGGTCAAGCAGCTGCTCGCCGAGATGAAGCGGCGCGATATCCGCACCCACTTGGGCCACAAGATGAAGGGGTTCGAGGCCAACCGCGTGCTGACTGAAGGTGGTTCGTTCCCCGCCGATCTCATCCTGTTCATGCCCGGCATGACCGGAAACGCGTGGTTCGATCAGACCGAACTGGCACGCTCTCCGGGCGGCCTGTTGCAAGCGGATGCGCAGTGTCGGGTCGCCGGGACCGAGCATGTGTATGTTGTCGGCGACTCTGGCAGCTTCCCCGGACCGGACTGGATGCCCAAGCAGGCCCACATGGCCGACCTGCAGGCCGCAGCCGCGGCAGAAAATCTGCTGACAGGTTTGCACGGCGGTACGCCCAGCGCCACCTTCAAGATTGAGCTGATCTGCATCATCGATGCGATAGACCACGGCACGCTGGTGTTTCGTAATGCTCAGCGCCAGATCATCCTGCCGCCGACGCGCCTGTTTCACTGGATCAAAAGGCTCTTCGAAAGCACCTACCTGAAGAAATACCGATGA
- a CDS encoding MmgE/PrpD family protein — protein sequence MGNNDSDVIQFIHGLRYEDLPQSVISHARRCILDLCGVAVGGTTTELSRIIRNHAEANFASNSRSVRMMFDGRRVSLPGAALAGGMTIDSLDAHDGHVLTKGHVGVTVLPVLLALSDAGYIQDDREFVTALVLGYEIATRAGIALHASACDYHTSGAWNALAAAAMGARALALSPAETREALGIAEYHGPRSQMMRCIDHPTMVKDGSGWGAMAGIDAALLAQDGFTGAPALTIEDVALADLWGDLGQRWTILEQYFKAYPVCRWAQPAVEAAMSVVREHSIRSEDIRIVKVISFHQACRLATREPGTTEQAQYSLPFSVSILLSRGVLGTEEVTGDALRDAEALRLSKAMELHESELYNSRFPSERWAHVEIELFDGKTLKSAPHTARGDPETALTDAEIDRKFVQLASPVLDQARIDAIRDCVMSLGRADGRLGPLLDVMLRPVSA from the coding sequence ATGGGGAATAATGACAGCGATGTCATCCAGTTTATCCATGGATTGCGTTACGAGGACTTGCCGCAATCCGTGATCTCTCACGCCAGGCGTTGCATTCTCGATCTTTGTGGCGTGGCGGTTGGCGGAACGACGACCGAGCTCTCGCGCATCATCCGCAACCATGCGGAGGCGAACTTCGCCTCGAACAGTCGCAGCGTAAGGATGATGTTTGACGGACGACGGGTCAGTTTGCCTGGTGCTGCACTCGCCGGTGGCATGACAATTGACAGCCTTGATGCACACGACGGACATGTACTGACTAAGGGGCATGTTGGCGTCACGGTGCTCCCTGTATTGCTCGCCCTGTCGGACGCCGGCTATATCCAGGATGACCGTGAGTTCGTCACCGCGCTTGTTCTTGGCTACGAAATCGCCACCCGGGCAGGTATCGCGCTGCATGCAAGTGCCTGTGATTACCATACGTCGGGTGCGTGGAATGCGTTGGCTGCAGCGGCGATGGGCGCCCGGGCTTTGGCACTGAGTCCGGCCGAAACCCGCGAGGCCTTGGGTATTGCCGAGTACCACGGGCCTCGCAGCCAGATGATGCGATGCATTGACCACCCGACCATGGTGAAAGATGGTTCGGGATGGGGCGCAATGGCGGGTATCGACGCAGCGTTGCTGGCTCAGGACGGGTTCACTGGTGCGCCGGCACTGACAATTGAAGACGTGGCTTTGGCCGACTTGTGGGGCGACCTGGGCCAGCGCTGGACGATTCTGGAGCAGTATTTCAAGGCCTATCCAGTTTGCCGCTGGGCGCAGCCAGCCGTTGAAGCGGCAATGTCCGTGGTACGCGAACACAGCATCCGATCTGAAGATATCCGCATCGTGAAAGTGATTAGTTTCCATCAGGCATGCCGGCTTGCGACACGCGAACCGGGAACAACGGAGCAAGCTCAGTACAGTCTGCCGTTCTCGGTGTCCATATTGCTCTCACGGGGAGTGTTGGGGACGGAAGAAGTTACGGGTGATGCACTACGGGATGCCGAAGCGCTCCGCTTGTCGAAGGCCATGGAATTGCACGAAAGTGAGTTGTACAACAGCCGCTTTCCGTCAGAGCGTTGGGCGCATGTTGAGATTGAGTTGTTCGACGGAAAGACGCTGAAGTCAGCGCCTCACACCGCACGTGGTGATCCTGAGACGGCGCTTACAGACGCAGAGATCGATCGCAAGTTCGTTCAACTCGCCTCTCCAGTGCTCGATCAGGCTCGCATTGATGCGATACGGGATTGCGTCATGTCGCTTGGGCGGGCAGATGGGAGGCTCGGACCGTTGCTCGATGTCATGCTTCGCCCCGTCAGCGCTTGA
- a CDS encoding group II truncated hemoglobin gives MTALQSTLTPYEALGGAPALHRLVTRFYELMDTLPEAYAVRKIHPESLAGSTQSLFEFLSGWFGGPALYIAKKGHPRLRMRHAPYVVDQRMRDEWMLCMTEALTEQVADPEMRDGLIHVFAQMADHLINTDGGSGCAAGTAHRTTHVA, from the coding sequence ATGACTGCACTTCAAAGCACACTCACCCCCTACGAAGCCCTTGGTGGCGCGCCCGCCTTGCACCGCTTGGTGACCCGCTTCTATGAGCTCATGGACACGCTCCCCGAAGCCTATGCAGTACGCAAGATTCACCCGGAAAGCCTCGCTGGCAGCACCCAAAGTCTGTTCGAATTCCTGTCGGGCTGGTTCGGCGGCCCCGCCCTATACATCGCCAAAAAAGGCCACCCTCGTTTGCGCATGCGCCACGCGCCCTATGTAGTGGACCAGCGCATGCGCGACGAGTGGATGCTCTGCATGACGGAAGCACTTACCGAGCAGGTGGCCGACCCCGAAATGCGCGACGGTCTGATCCATGTCTTCGCCCAAATGGCGGATCACCTCATCAACACCGATGGTGGCAGCGGATGCGCAGCTGGCACCGCACACCGGACAACTCATGTTGCGTAA
- a CDS encoding crotonase/enoyl-CoA hydratase family protein, with the protein MSDVVIYDQDGAVVTLTLNLPETRNPISDPGMIDALEAAVARINADMTVRAVILTGAGSAFSSGGNVKHMRDRVGMFGGSPASVRNGYRNGIQRIPLALNALEVPAIAAVNGPAIGAGCDLTCMCDIRIASTDATFAESFVKVGIIPGDGGAWLLPRAVGLSRACEMAFTGESIDARTALAWGLVSDVVAPDELLPAARRLAARIAANPPQVLRMTKRLIREGQHMRLDSLLELSASMQAIAHHTKDHEEAVSALLEKREGVFHGE; encoded by the coding sequence ATGAGCGATGTTGTGATCTATGACCAGGATGGCGCTGTTGTCACGCTGACCCTGAATCTTCCCGAAACCCGTAATCCGATTTCCGACCCTGGCATGATCGATGCGTTGGAGGCTGCGGTTGCGCGCATCAACGCGGACATGACTGTTCGTGCCGTGATTCTGACCGGTGCTGGCAGTGCGTTTTCGTCCGGCGGTAACGTGAAGCACATGCGGGATCGTGTCGGCATGTTCGGTGGTTCGCCTGCAAGCGTTCGAAACGGTTACCGCAATGGCATTCAGCGTATTCCGCTCGCACTCAACGCACTCGAAGTCCCGGCGATTGCAGCAGTAAATGGGCCTGCGATTGGTGCCGGGTGTGACCTGACCTGCATGTGCGACATTCGAATCGCCTCCACGGACGCGACCTTTGCAGAGAGCTTCGTCAAGGTCGGCATCATCCCCGGTGATGGAGGTGCCTGGCTACTGCCCCGTGCGGTGGGGCTGTCGCGCGCATGCGAAATGGCGTTCACCGGCGAGTCGATCGATGCCCGGACGGCACTTGCATGGGGTTTGGTTTCAGACGTGGTTGCACCCGACGAGCTTCTGCCGGCGGCGCGGCGCCTCGCAGCAAGAATCGCTGCAAATCCGCCGCAAGTCCTTCGCATGACCAAGCGCCTGATTCGCGAGGGACAGCATATGCGACTCGACAGTTTGCTCGAGTTGTCCGCGTCAATGCAGGCGATTGCGCACCACACCAAGGATCACGAAGAGGCAGTCTCTGCCTTGCTGGAAAAGAGGGAGGGTGTATTCCATGGGGAATAA